The following proteins are encoded in a genomic region of Xenopus laevis strain J_2021 chromosome 3L, Xenopus_laevis_v10.1, whole genome shotgun sequence:
- the LOC108710551 gene encoding olfactory receptor 11L1 — MYPKNCTSVSEIVLLGFQNLHNFKIPLFSLFLLIYIMTVWENILIIVLVSSSQNLQSPMYFFLQQLSLSDLVGSTNIIPTLLQTVKNEGTTISFLDCITQLYFFGGSESFECLLLAVMSYDRYVAICIPLRYSSIMSHRVCVKFILISWLLGFGIMLIIVHMVTTLKLCKNNAINHFFCDLIPLVELSCSDTLFVQIDIILNTVPLVFCPFILIFVSYMCIAHAILKIVSNTGRQKAFSTCSSHLAVVVLFFGTTVAIYVVPPRNQSLAISKILSLMYTVVIPLVNPVIYSLRNKIMKDALKKLLENKLHICI, encoded by the coding sequence ATGTATCCAAAAAATTGTACGTCAGTCAGTGAGATTGTTCTCTTGGGATTTCAGAATCTCCACAACTTCaagattcccctgttctctctgttcCTTCTGATTTACATTATGACAGTTTGGGAGAACATCCTCATCATAGTGTTGGTGTCCTCCAGCCAGAACCTCcagtcccccatgtacttctttctccaGCAGTTGTCCCTGTCTGATCTAGTGGGATCTACAAATATCATACCCACCCTGctccaaactgtaaaaaatgaagGAACAACAATTTCTTTTCTTGACTGTATaacacaattgtatttttttggtgGTTCAGAATCTTTTGAGTGTTTGCTTCTAGCagtaatgtcctatgacagatatgtggCCATCTGTATCCCACTGCGTTACTCTTCTATAATGTCCCACAGGGTTTGTGTTAAATTCATTCTTATATCATGGCTCCTTGGCTTTGGCATTATGTTGATTATTGTGCATATGGTAACTACACTaaagttgtgcaaaaataatgCAATTAATCATTTCTTTTGTGATTTAATCCCTCTTGTAGAACTTTCCTGCTCAGAcactttatttgtgcaaatagaTATAATACTCAACACTGTCCCTTTAGTATTTTGTCCCTTTATACTAATCTTTGTATCATATATGTGTATTGCCCATGCAATCCTAAAGATAGTGTCCAATaccgggagacaaaaagccttctccacctgcagctcccacttggctgtaGTTGTCTTATTTTTTGGAACTACAGTTGCAATTTATGTGGTCCCCCCCAGAAACCAGTCATTGGCAATCAGCAAAATTCTCTCTCTGATGTACACTGTGGTGATTCCTTTGGTTAACCCAGTTATTTACAGCTTGAGAAATAAAATTATGAAAGATGCCTTGAAAAAACTTTTAGAAAATAAACTACATATATGTATTTAA
- the LOC108710687 gene encoding E3 ubiquitin-protein ligase TRIM7, whose product MSAANLRDEMNCSICLNIYTDPVTLLCGHNFCQDCIGRLLNTQEESGDYSCPECREIFGERPALKKNTTLGNLAELFFSTQPEQDGTGIFCTYCIHSSVPAAKSCLNCEASLCVDHVRVHSKSAEHILMEPTTPLGNKKCSVHHKILEYYCCKDGVCICVSCCLAGEHKGHRMELLSEASEKKKEKLRRILEKLSPEREETEREAQRLLEHWRQVEEKAASETERVTALFRVIREQLEALEKRLQSDISRQKDELSLQLCELIQQLEMKKDELSRKISHIEELCNMADPLTVLQEKESDGADFCRSEWEYREGKETGDIKVPSVEDLDMDLILDTLIRALASIGTGIKANIYGYEATDMLLDVDTLGKYVSVSGDRKSISYSRTDHGHPQTPGRFLRYPQALSTKRFTSGQHHWEVEGSKLGGWGVGIAYPSIERGGYDSFLGDNDKSWGLYRWDNKYSVRYKRKETKLPHVPSCRRIRISLDYEAGHLSFYELSEPIRHLHTFTVTFTEPLHAAFGVWNNTWVRIIN is encoded by the coding sequence ATGTCGGCTGCTAATCTGAGAGACGAGATGAATTGCTCTATCTGCCTAAATATTTATACAGACCCTGTAACCCTGCtgtgtggccataacttctgccaGGACTGCATTGGGAGGCTGTTGAATACCCAGGAGGAATCTGGGGATTATTCCTGTCCTGAATGCAGAGAAATATTTGGGGAGCGCCCAGCCCTGAAGAAGAACACAACTCTGGGAAACTTAGCAGAGCTGTTCTTTTCTACTCAACCAGAACAGGATGGAACTGGGATCTTCTGCACTTATTGTATTCACTCTTCCGTACCTGCTGCAAAATCCTGTCTGAACtgtgaggcttctctgtgtgTTGACCATGTGAGGGTGCACAGCAAGTCAGCAGAACACATCTTAATGGAACCCACAACTCCCCTGGGCAACAAAAAATGCTCTGTACACCATAAGATTCTGGAGTATTACTGCTGTAAGGATGGTGTCTgtatctgtgtgtcctgctgtctggccGGTGAGCACAAGGGGCATAGGATGGAGCTGTTGAGTGAGGCCTCtgaaaagaagaaagagaaactgaGGAGAATTCTGGAGAAACTGAgcccagagagagaggagactgagagagaAGCCCAGAGGCTGCTGGAGCATTGGAGACAGGTGGAAGAAAAAGCAGCCAGTGAGACAGAaagagtcactgccctgtttagagtCATCAGAGAACAGCTGGAAGCCCTCGAGAAGAGACTTCAGAGTGACATCTCCAGGCAGAAAGATGAGCTTTCCCTTCAACTTTGTGAGCTAATCCAGCAGCTGGAAATgaagaaggacgagctgtccaggaagatcagtcacattgaggagctgtgcaacatggcagatccactcactgtcctacaggaaaaGGAATCAGATGGAGCGGACTTTTGTAGATCTGAGTGGGAATATAGAGAGGGCAAAGAGACTGGTGATATAAAAGTTCCTTCTGTAGAAGATCTAGACATGGATCTAATCTTAGACACATTAATTAGAGCCCTAGCCAGCATTGGAACTGGAATTAAAGCAAATATCTATGGATATGAAGCTACAGACATGTTACTAGATGTAGACACACTGGGGAAATATGTATCTGTGTCGGGGGACAGAAAATCAATATCCTATTCAAGGACAGACCACGGTCACCCACAAACTCCAGGAAGATTTCTGCGTTATCCTCAGGCCTTAAGCACCAAGAGATTCACCTCTGGGCAACACCACTGGGAAGTGGAAGGCAGTAAATTAGGAGGCTGGGGGGTAGGGAtagcctatcccagtatagagaggggaGGGTACGATTCCTTCCTTGGGGATAATGATAAGTCCTGGGGATTGTACAGATGGGATAATAAGTATTCTGTGAGATATAAGAGGAAAGAAACCAAGTTACCCCACgtcccttcctgcaggagaatcagaATCTCACTAGATTATGAGGCCGGAcatctgtccttttatgagctgagtgagccaatcagacacttacacaccttcactgtcacattcactgagcccctccatGCTGCATTTGGTGTATGGAATAATACCTGGGTGAGAATCATTAATTAG